Proteins encoded within one genomic window of Arachis ipaensis cultivar K30076 chromosome B08, Araip1.1, whole genome shotgun sequence:
- the LOC107613345 gene encoding uncharacterized protein LOC107613345 isoform X2: MPYSKARLSIAVHRIGQTLVLNTGPDVEEGEKLIRRHNNQSKCADQSLFLNFAMHSVRMEACDCPPTHHVSQEEKSKSSVLPGSKTPHIVEQNDVVQADGYKCCSEYSNVKQDVIWGSKNNRRNKNHSPANKVSHVGEKPRTTMQESEKQRKAGNDSFLRVLFWQFHNFRMLLGSDLLLFSNEKYVAVSLHLWDVTRQVTPLTWLEAWLDNVMASVPELAICYHRNGVVQGYELLKTDDIFLLKGISEDGTPAFHPYVVQQNGLSVLRFLQENCKQDPGAYWLYKGAGEDDIQLFDLSVIPKNHSSNDCDDASSSLPSLINRGRSDAVYSLGTLLYRIAHRLSLSMAAKNRARCVSFFRKCLEFLDDSDHLAVRAIAHEQFARLILNYDEELNLTSDSLAVECGLTLTEAKESPWDAENTNSESVAPEVFYLLADDKSHEHEQTPDSVDGDAQLSNHRTSLSSSSPDASSSSGCEVCPVTTPVVQTVADPISSKLAAVHHVSQAIKSLRWMRQLHSNEPEVMDRFDEDHDRSPSSFDVSVCACGDADCIEVCDIREWLPTSKLDHKLWKLVLLLGESYLALSEAYKEDGQLHQALKVIQLACSVYGSMPSHLEDTEFISSMVSSSSLQRKCYDINESRTLLNDVKDETVNGYLTVERKSSTYFFWSKAWELVGDVYVEFHRIESNEISVQDVRRPANSELKMSSEVAKEVKRLKKKLVQLNQNCRSCSLVNCSCQSDRASSGSSASSSSADMSLMTYGRKHGKRWFTKNTNYLHPKDPGDELILNENQKDFEHFEHSNYGGNLIDTLDGSAIEVESLAAMNSRKHEGSSEPDNSGSSALSQTELSSKVTGIVKNGGIFDYLSRPVLGDVEHNLLAALKCYEEARKALLKLPSSLSELESLVKKKGWVCNELGRIRIENKELNKAELAFVDAIVAFREVSDHTNIILINCNLGHGRRALAEEMVSKIENLKLQNIFHNAYSHALETAKLEYKESIRYYGAARLELNAVNEDDDAVTSSLRKEVHTQYAHTYLRLGMLLARENSTAELYENGSLEDTCVRHRNSHDRRRKELRKHEISANEAIREALSVYESLGELRKQEAAYAYFQLGCYQRDCCLKFMNAGNKKSLSTKGENSTDHRVKQYSSLADRNWQKAMDFYGPKTHPNMYITILMERSSLSLSLSSQIRSSVVLESALVLMLEGRHVSETSTDTFSAGYPELHAKYWSQLQMVLKKMLAMVLSSSANKSPCQPSLSSGRLGDGGKIRELYKMSLKGTDMTQLHAMYSLWMS, translated from the exons GCCAGATGTTGAAGAAGGAGAAAAGTTGATTAGGAGGCATAACAATCAATCAAAATGTGCGGATCAGTCACTATTCTTGAATTTTGCTATGCATTCAGTCAGAATGGAGGCCTGCGATTGTCCACCAACTCATCATGTTTCACAAGAGGAGAAATCAAAATCTTCAGTTCTTCCTGGAAGCAAAACACCCCATATTGTGGAACAGAATGATGTTGTCCAAGCTGATGGATACAAATGCTGTTCTGAGTACTCAAATGTTAAGCAGGATGTCATTTGGGGAAGCAAGAATAACAGGAGAAATAAGAACCATAGTCCTGCCAATAAAGTGTCACATGTTGGTGAAAAACCCAGAACAACAATGCAAGAGtctgaaaaacaaagaaaagctgGTAATGATAGCTTTCTGAGGGTCCTGTTCTGGCAGTTTCATAATTTTCGGATGCTCCTTGGAAGTGATTTGCTTCTGTTTAGTAATGAAAAGTATGTTGCTGTGAGCTTGCATTTGTGGGATGTCACAAGACAG GTCACACCTTTGACATGGCTTGAAGCCTGGCTTGACAATGTTATGGCAAGTGTGCCTGAGCTGGCAATATGTTATCATCGTAATGGTGTTGTTCAGGGATATGAGCTTCTGAAGACAGATGATATTTTTTTACTTAAAGGGATATCTGAGGATGGGACGCCAGCATTTCATCCATATGTTGTCCAGCAAAATGGCCTTTCCGTTTTGAGGTTCCTTCAGGAAAATTGCAAACAGGATCCTGGAGCTTACTGG CTTTATAAAGGTGCAGGTGAAGACGATATACAGCTTTTTGATCTTTCTGTTATTCCCAAAAACCATTCATCTAATGATTGTGATGATGCTTCAAGCTCCTTGCCATCTTTAATCAATAGAGGTAGAAGTGATGCAGTGTATTCACTGGGAACACTCCTGTATCGAATCGCTCACAGGCTTTCACTGTCAATG GCTGCTAAAAATAGGGCTAGATGTGTCAGCTTCTTTAGGAAGTGTTTGGAATTTCTTGACGACTCAGACCACCTG GCAGTACGAGCAATTGCTCATGAACAGTTTGCAAGGCTGATTTTAAATTATGATGAGGAGCTTAATCTAACATCGGACTCACTAGCTGTGGAATGTGGACTAACTCTTACTGAAGCCAAAGAGTCACCTTGGGATGCCGAAAACACTAATTCTGAGTCAGTTGCTCCAGAAGTATTCTATCTCCTAGCCGATGACAAATCCCATGAACATGAACAAACACCTGACTCAGTAGATGGTGATGCACAATTGAGCAACCACAGAACGTCTCTATCCAGCTCATCTCCAGATGCTAGCAGCTCTTCTGGATGTGAAGTATGTCCAGTTACCACACCTGTGGTTCAGACAGTTGCTGATCCAATATCATCTAAGTTAGCCGCAGTACATCATGTTTCACAGGCCATTAAGTCTCTGAGATGGATGCGACAGCTTCACAGCAACGAACCAGAGGTGATGGATCGGTTTGATGAAGATCATGATAGGTCACCGTCATCTTTTGATGTTTCTGTTTGTGCTTGTGGGGATGCTGACTGTATTGAGGTTTGTGACATTCGAGAATGGCTACCAACATCCAAGTTGGATCATAAGTTGTGGAAGCTTGTTCTTTTGCTTGGAGAATCTTATTTAGCACTTTCCGAAGCATACAAGGAGGATGGTCAACTACATCAAGCTTTAAAGGTTATACAGTTAGCATGTTCTGTTTATGGATCAATGCCTTCACATCTGGAGGACACGGAGTTCATTTCTTCTATGGTTAGTAGCTCATCCTTGCAGAGAAAATGTTATGATATAAATGAAAGTCGTACATTGCTGAATGATGTAAAAGATGAGACTGTTAATGGGTATCTCACTGTTGAGAGAAAGTCTTCTACTTACTTTTTCTGGTCCAAGGCATGGGAGCTGGTCGGAGATGTTTATGTCGAGTTCCATAGGATAGAGAGTAATGAAATTTCAGTACAAGATGTGAGAAGGCCTGCAAACAGTGAATTGAAAATGTCATCTGAGGTTGCTAAGGAAGTTAAAAGGCTGAAGAAGAAGCTGGTGCAGTTGAACCAGAATTGTAGATCATGTTCCTTGGTAAATTGTAGTTGCCAAAGCGACAGAGCTAGTAGTGGAAGCAGTGCAAGCAGTAGTAGTGCAGATATGAGCCTGATGACTTATGGTAGAAAGCATGGTAAACGATGGTTTACTAAAAATACCAATTATTTGCATCCAAAAGATCCTGGAGATGAGCTCATTCTTAATGAGAATCAGAAAGATTTTGAACATTTTGAGCACAGTAATTATGGTGGAAACTTGATAGATACTCTTGATGGTAGCGCGATTGAAGTTGAATCCTTAGCAGCTATGAACTCCAGAAAACATGAGGGATCTTCAGAGCCCGACAATTCCGGTTCCAGTGCTCTATCACAAACTGAATTAAGTTCAAAGGTAACAGGTATAGTTAAAAATGGTGGTATCTTTGATTATCTAAGTAGACCTGTACTTGGAGATGTTGAGCACAATCTATTAGCTGCTTTAAAATGCTATGAAGAAGCTAGAAAAGCATTGCTTAAACTTCCATCCAGTTTATCTGAGTTAGAATCACTGGTTAAAAAGAAAGGGTGGGTTTGTAATGAATTGGGGAGAATTAGAATAGAAAATAAAGAGTTGAACAAGGCTGAACTGGCCTTTGTAGATGCTATAGTTGCATTCAGAGAAGTTTCAGATCACACCAATATAATATTGATAAACTGTAATTTGGGTCATGGCCGACGAGCTTTAGCTGAGGAGATGGTATCAAAAATTGAGAATCTCAAATTACAGAACATCTTTCATAATGCATACAGTCATGCTCTGGAAACTGCaaaactagaatataaagaatCTATTAGATATTATGGGGCAGCAAGGCTAGAACTAAATGCTGTAAATGAGGATGATGATGCTGTGACAAGCAGCTTGAGGAAGGAGGTACATACACAGTATGCTCATACTTATCTGCGGCTTGGCATGCTTTTGGCAAGAGAAAATAGTACAGCTGAACTGTATGAGAATGGATCACTGGAGGATACCTGTGTAAGGCATAGGAATTCCCATGATCGAAGAAGGAAAGAATTGAGAAAGCATGAGATTTCAGCTAATGAGGCCATTAGGGAAGCATTATCTGTGTACGAGTCTCTAGGTGAACTACGCAAACAGGAGGCTGCATATGCTTACTTCCAGTTAGGTTGCTATCAGAGGGattgttgtttgaaatttatgaaCGCTGGCAATAAGAAAAGCCTTTCAACAAAAGGTGAAAATAGCACTGACCATCGAGTCAAGCAGTATTCATCTCTGGCAGACAGGAACTGGCAAAAAGCAATGGACTTTTATGGCCCTAAAACCCATCCTAACATGTATATTACTATACTCATGGAAAGGTCGTCTCTTTCATTAAGCCTTTCAAGTCAAATACGCTCCAGTGTG GTTCTTGAGTCAGCTTTGGTTCTCATGCTCGAAGGACGCCATGTTTCAGAGACAAGCACTGACACTTTCAGTGCTGGTTATCCTGAACTGCATGCGAAATACTGGAGTCAGTTGCAGATGGTTTTGAAGAAAATGTTAGCCATGGTACTATCATCAAGTGCGAacaaatctccctgccaaccgtCTCTATCCTCTGGTAGACTTGGAGATGGAGGAAAGATCAGGGAACTGTATAAGATGTCCCTCAAGGGTACGGACATGACCCAACTGCATGCCATGTACAGCTTGTGGATGTCATAA